The stretch of DNA AAGACTTATGTTATATATTGGGAAACTTTagtaagtttcactttcaacttagtgtaacttcgtgaatttatgatatttcgtagatcgtgaaagagggagaacagggaaactttagtaagttacactttcaacttagtgtaacttcgttaatttatgatatttcgcAGATCGTGAATGAGGGAGAATAGGGAAACTTTAGtgtaagtttcactttcaacttagtgtaacttcgtgaatttatgatatttcgtagatcgtgaaagagggagaatagggaaactttagtgtaagtttcactttcaacttagtgtaacttcgtgaatttatgatatttcgtagatcgtgaaagagggagaatagggaaactttagtgtaagtttcactttcaacttagtgtaagttacactttcaacttagtgtaagttacactttcaacttagtgtaacttcgtgaatttatgatatttcgtagatcgtgaatgagggagaatagggaaactttagtgtaagtttcactttcaacttagtgtaacttcgtgaatttatgatatttcgtagatcgtgaaagagggagaatagggaaactttagtgtaagtttcactttcaacttagtgtaacttcgtgaatttatgatatttcgtagatcgtGAAAGAGGGAGAATAGAGAAACTTTAGTGTGAGTTTCACTTTCAATTTAGTGTAACTTcgtgaatttatgatatttcgtagatcgtgaaagagggagggagaatagggaaactttagtgtaagtttcactttcaatttatgatatttcgtagatcgtGAAAGAGGGAGAATAGGGAAACTTTAGTAAATACGAAGAGTCTTAGTAAATCAGAATCTCAAGCAAACAACATCAACAGATAGTAGACTAATGTCATGGGCCGGACGCATCTCATGTAGTGGTGGGATTCTGACGGGTTAGATTATACTTCAGTTCAGCAATCTCTGCAGCCATCGCATCCACGCGCTTCCTTAACATTTCAACCTCTTCCTGGACTCCGAAGACCCATGGTTGACGGAAATGGAAGCCATCATTCTAGACGTAAAAGAGGAATGTATCAAAACCCGAAAGTATCAATAAAAAATCTGGGCGTTTTCCATAGATTACCTCATAATTTTTGCAAGTGAAGTATTTTCTCCCCGGTAAAGTATCAAAATCGGTTGGATACTTCAGGTTCCGAGACACCTCGTTGATGATTGTCCCCCCACAAGGGCATCTGGTCGGAATCCCACACTCGGCATCCGCCACGCAGCCAAGCATGTTGGTGTCTCTCTTCCAAGCCTTCATCTGCCTATACTCCTCGGCTGGATGAGTCATGATTCTGAGTAACCTAGAAATCTAGAAAGAAGAGGACCGATTGTAGAgagaaatctagagagagattGAATAGTAGAGAGATTGGCTGAGGTAAATGGCGGGTTTAATACACGTCTACGTCGCCTCCGCATCGATTTTGTGGAAAGTCAAAAATCGAAAAAATGGtgggaaaattcaaaaaactgGGCGCGGATTTTTTGGTGAAGGATTTTCGTGCTTATAGTTTCACTTAGTTTGTAGTTATACAAAAACCTTTAAAGTTTTACTTTTCTGTTTTTTCCGATTTTGTTGGTTTTACTGTACTTAGATGATTGATTTTATGGTTATACCTGATATATTCTATTTTCTATCAACGTTTTAGATGTGCTCATGTAGAATAAAATTTGATTTCGTGACATATGTAACTTTTCTAATCCCACGAGGTAGTGTATACAAAAAATATAGCTAACAATGATGTATTCCCTTCCCATTCGACAGAAAATGTGTTccagattatatttttttcactcGAAGTTTTTCGGATTTCACAACATGTTGAATACGTCACGTCATCTTCCTAGAACATGGATAAGTTATGTCATCGCAACTGTAATATAAATCATCAACTAACGAAAGGTTACATAACGAAAGTTTCACCAAGTTTTACAAACATAAAACGAAATCACTTTAATCAGGTTTCACTAAGGTTCACATTCATATAACACTTCAGTTCCTTCTGTTCCTTCAGGTCCTTCAGTTCCTCGAGTGCTTTGTGTTCCTTGAGTCCCTTCAGGTCCTTCAGTTCCTTCTGTTCCTTCAGTTCCTTCAGCTCCTTCAGCTCCTTCAGTTCCTTCAGCTCCTTCAGTTCCTTCAGCTCCTTCAGTTCCTTCAGTTCCCTGCGAGCAGTTGAAATAGCTAGCCAGACCCCTATTTGGGATATACTTATTAGGACGGGGACGGGGCCGACTTTCTCCCGCCGAAGGATGCCTTTTTTCCTGATGTCTTCCCTTTCTTTTCTTGTAGTCTGGAGGTAGAGGACACTTCGCCGCCGCGACTTCTTTTGGAACCATCCAATGAGTTATATGAGGGACTGGATATATAGTCCTTCGATACGCTTTGGCCCACAGTGTAATGAAGTAATATTTCGAAATGAAATCGTACATGTCACTCAACTGTAATGGTCTATCATGCTTCAAACACTTAATGATAGCGCCTATTGCATGTCTACATGGGTATTTATCTATATCAAACTTCCTGCAACTGCACGTTTTATGTTGCAAATCCACGGAATAAGTCTTCCCGTCTGCTCCAATAACACTGTATTCAAGCTGAAAAGTGTTCAGCGGAGTCACTGTAAGTTTAGAACCTTTCGGTGTTCTGTTATGCAATTTGTTCTCCACCAAAGGAACCAATTTTCGAGATGACGGTCCTTCTGCTGCATCCTTCCTATGTCTGTTGAACCACTCAGACATTTTCTCAATAACTGTATCAAGCATAGGCAATAAAGACATCCTTCGCGCCTTTTCAAATACCGCATTCAAAGACTCCGCACAATTAGAGGTGTCTATGTTGTACCTAGCACCGGGGAAATGACACTTCGCCCACCGTTCGACTTCGACACTTTTATCAAGATACCTAGCACACGATGGATACCTCTCCCTAAAATCGTCATACTGCTTTTTAAACTCAGGCTCTGAATAAAGACATGCAACCTTTCGGAATAGTAGTGCAACCTCGTCCCTGCCATGATTGACATGACCTTTCACATTGTGCGATATATGCCAGATACAATACCCATGTTTAGACATCGGATACACTTCAGCAACAGCTTTTATCAGACTTGGATTTCTGTCTGAAACAAACACCAATTCCGTCGAATCCGGAATAAAAGTTTTCAGCGTCGTGAAAAACCACTTCCAGCTTTCGTTTTTCTCCCCATCAACCACAGCAAAGGCTATTGGATAATGGTGAAGGTTTGGATCCTGAGCCGTGGCAATAATTAAACAACCACCTTCAATAGTCTTCAGGAAAGTTGCATCCACAGTGATGACTTTCCTCATGTATTCAAACCCTTCAATGGAGGCTCCCAGCGCAACAAATAGGTATCTGAACCGGTTGTCTTTATCCACtaccaaacttttttttgtatccGGGTTTGTCTTCTCTAACATATACAAATAAGCAGGCAATATTCTATATCCCTTCTCGGGATCACCACGAATATCCGCAACAGctagttttttttctctcaaacATGTCGTATACGACACTTCCACACCCACTTTCCTTTGCACCAGACCTTTTAGGATTTTCGCTGTTAGTGTCTCATATAGTCCCGGATAATCCTTGTGCACTATAGCTGCAACACATCTTGGTGTAACTTTCCTTTTCTTTCCAGTACTTGAAGTTACGCGAGAGCATGAATGCATATTCCTGTATGTTCTAATCGAGAACGCTTCAGAATTATTTATCTTTGTTGCTCTCACACTCCATTTACAACCTTCATCAGCTCCCCGACATTTCACCACATATCGACCCCTGTCCGAGTTGCAAATACTGATTCCGAAACAGTTCTCCTGTGATGCTCTATCAATAATATCTTTCACAGCTTCTTTACTCTCAAATTCTTGAAACAACTGAAGACCCAAACCATCTTCCCACTCTTTAACCACTGGATTTTCTTTTGCAACACGTGGGAGCTCAACATAGTACAAACTAGGACGAACACCCATAGAGTTATCCACGTCGCCCTCACTGTCCACGCCCCCTTCGCCGGCTTGCCCATTAACAACATTAATGCCCCCTTCGCCGGCTTCTCCATTAACAACATTAATGCCCCTTTCGTCGGCTTCTCCATTTATAACAACATTCTCCACCCGTTCAGCCCCTGGCAGATATAGTTCTGCTTCTTCAATGCGAGGAAATAGAGTGAGTGCACCCTGATTACCTTCAACTTCGGGTAATCCACCCGCAAGCTCACTATAGTTCCCACCATATGAGCTTTCTTTCTCAACTACTGATTGTTGCTCCATTACTGGAACTATTTCCATATCTTCGATGACCTCTACATGCAAAATACTTCTTCTTCCCTCTTTATCCACTGATGTCAGATACATATACACATCTTCATCATCCAAAATATATGATTGCCTCTTAGGTTCTACTACCAGTGGAATGTAACTCAGATTCATCCTCTTTAAACACGGATCTATGCTCTTCTTCTTGCATATCCTCTCCTTCAAACAGGAATAAGTGATCTCATCCAATGATGATGTCTTAAAGGATATACCATACAAACGACCATCGCTTGGAATCCATTCATAATCATCTCCAGATTTCGCATATTGTCCATCATAGTCAAAGTGTATGTTTGTAGAAGAATAACCCATTATCTgttgtaccaaataaaagtataCAATTAAAGTTAATCCTAGTTATACAGTTTTGCTATTAAAGTCCTACTAAATTATACTTGTTTACACTTTTTCTCAACAGTAAAGTTTCACCTATTTACACTTTTATAGTCTACCCAGTTTCACCCTTTTAATTCCGGATTTCAGCTTTGATTCCCGACATTTCTTGTTGACTTTGATTACAAACACACCATACAGCTCTCAATTGACAACACAAAGACCCATATATTCGAAATCTACTGTCTAAAAATCCCAACCTAACGAGCCGCATTGAGTTCATTCATTCGAGTCCACTATGATGGGATTGAGTTATAAGATACAGAGCAAGACAATGCTTTAACTGAAGTTTATCTGACCTGGGTTGGGGGTCAATTACAACTCCGAATGATTGCTCTAGCTTTCATTCTCTCGCTTTCTTCGCCGTCCGTCGAAAGAGACAATTAGAACAATTAGGGAGGAGagagaaaaattaaaactaattaagAAAATCCACCTGGACAGGAGAGAGAGATAAACCGCGTTTTTTTTATTGGTCAAGTAAAGGAGCGTTTTGATTGGTCAAGTAGAGAGGGTTTTCATTGGTCAAGTAGAGAGGGGCACTTTCGACTTTGACCATCGAGTTGAAGAGTAGGAAAACAGATAAGAGTATGGCAGATTACATGAGAGTACGCTAGATcactttttccctcattaagagTACCTGAGCACTTGACtcgccacagacgtcctgtgtgtgctgatggacacacacggacacgcacggacagccacagatgtcctgtgtgaaccagacatcctgtgtgtgctgacggacccccacggacgtcctgtgtgtactgaacagacagcccacgtgggccaaaatcacccgaacagtccacgggtagggccagcgtgctgatatgtgtactgatggacagccatggacgtcctgtgtgtgcttaaggacacacacggagacacacggacagcaacgaacgtcttgtatgtgctgaaggacagccacagactgccacaaaagtcttgtgtgtgctggcggacacccacggacgtcctgtgtgtactgaacagacagcccacgtgggccaaaatcacccaaacagtccacgggaagggccagcgtgctgagtccaagaaccagcttgctgatatgtgtactgatggacagccatggacgttctgtgtgtgctgacggacacacacgaacagccacggacgtcctgtgtgtgctgacggacacacacagacgtcttatgtgtgctgacggacacacacggacgtcctgtgtgtactgaacagacagcccacgtgggccaaaatcacccatggacagccaaaatcacccgagaagccaaaaattcaaaaattaatatttttgaaggaaGTTTTCTGAatggaaacatcaaaaatatgtcaacaaagagtttaggatgtcaagtgttgatcaaaagttgctgtagacatccgtttaaacAACAAAAccccgaactttgtagcatgcaaaagacatagttagaagcaaaagaaaatcatgaacatttagcagaaaatagctttaaccattcttataaaccatgcaaaaaatcagattcaaattcgaagtattattttttttacattaaaaatactcccagaacacaaccaatgtctaccggtgacagactgaaaaaaattgttttgtctatataaggggtaggcactctcagtacccgaaggggtatgttgtgttggactgctcggtccaacactatcgatggctgggttgaggtcgatggccggattgtctccggtgaattttccggtaacttttctggcggaccgttttgcccctaacttcaaattttcgcgcttgtgtggtcttggcctggtttcatccattttccagttgctcttttgattacatctcaagagtggttggaaagattgatgttaggggggaaaatgaacattcggcgtatgagtggtgattggatagctagtgttttgtaggctctgtgctcatgcacccaactacagaccaactatcctcctcagtttcttcactagcatagttttatgcttgttgaactgatccggggcctgtgttgcgtacctataaggaaggaattgttaatgtaagacccgatcccggctcttaagcccaaactgatctgcggccttaacctttcaatctaagtcaGAGTGAACCAAGTTGTAAGTCTTATCTttctaaattcaattcaattcaactgaggttcaatacaataaatctaaacaagtAAACATAAAgggcaaatcaattgtataaatataaactgagattcatacatcactcttaggttcgtcctaataagttatacacacttagtctaacataagttcacaagttacacaataggctatcattatttcacatctatctacaatgacccattcaccacacatcttccaatggcctgagtcttcacggtgcctttcccttaccacggtccatgtccgatcctgaaaccacacaagacacaaagcacattcataaggccgatatcctaacatcaagtctagataagcatggttcggctacttagaatctataacctgtccaaactaacatactcaaataaattcccaaaaactaattaaaattcatgataatccctAATAAATCccaagagattcccataaacagtttccaacgaaacacactagaacatccaaatccgaccatgaacagtccggccaaaggccaaggacttggatactaAACCGGCCAAGGCCTTGGTTCAGTGTTCCCTGTATGAACAGAACAAATGAACACAATAATTTGataggacaagcaaatctaaagagatagagagagtagatgtaggcgcatagcaaaccggccacaagcccgatcggatcatcagccggcgagggccgatcgcttgccgtccacaccactgaccttaggcgttctctccccaggcgccatCTCCCTCTCTTTGtacttctctctgtctctctgtctggtatccatctcctcaggccttgcttctcacgatccggtttctcctggaacagccaagcctctcgtcggttctctccttggatcgccgattctctcttctctttttggggtttgtctctcacgattttggcagaagttcccctcaagaattctgtgtcaaattctggttccagggctctgtatttatagagagggagtcggaactgccatggggccgaaggggtgggagttgtaaccgaaaaggtgtctctctctcccttgcacccgttcggcaataactgcccccaaccggtcctcaactgcctccaactgcgcctgtccctgtcggttctctatcctgaagccaaggccaagccctttaactgaccgtccataccgtAGCCGCACCATCTAACCGAACCACCATAACCGTCCTTGTAACCGCCCCAACCGTCCTGGACATGAACACTcggcccagctgagttgagctgactgctagctggtcccagctgagtgagctagtccttcTAGCTCCACGAGCTGATGCATACTAACTGAGCTCCCattgagcttccctgagctgcccaagctcggcccctgtcccgtccagctcccacatcactcgCCCAGCTTTattaaacccattctttcttcaccctggttaagtctcaacactttgatgcccttaaccctatGTATGAGCCATGATACGtttgtctactggtctaatgacctgactggtgcgtctccccgcaccatggctcgtcccaacgatcctatctcggaccggggacatgacagTTAAGCATTGCTTAAAATGTTTTTGcagcatctccttcagtggggaagtcgtgaacacataagctggcacttgtgatccttgcgtctttgcataatttatgcattgttcgcaaaggtgaataagctgtttgctgagatctcggttgcggatatattatggcggtgactcgaagaaattttgtcccgctaagcacgtttgtctccggacaaaagatgacggtcaagtctgcgtctcttcccactttccatgtgtttgcgggaatatgatgtggtcttgccctgatatatgaatgctacctggttgatcctgccggTAGtaatatgcttgtctcaaagattaagccatgcatgtgtaagtatgaacgaattcagactgtgaaactgcgaatggctcattaaatcagttataatttgtttgatcgtaactactactcggataaccgtagtaattctagagctaatacgtgcaacaaaccccaacttctggaagggatgcatttattagataaaagctCGAcacgggctctgcccgttgctctgatgattcatgataactcgacggatctcatggccttagtgctggcgacgcatcattcaaatttctgccctatgaACTTTccatggtaggatagtggccaaccatggtggtaacgggtgacgaagaattagggttcgattccggagagggagcctgagaaacggctactacatccaaggaaggcagcaggcgcgcaaattaaccaatcctgacacggggaggtcgtgacaataaataacaataccgggctctttgagtctggtaattggaatgagtacaatctaaatcccttaatgAGGATACATTgtagggcaagtctggtgccagcagccgcggtaattccagctccaatagcgtatatttaagttgttgcagttaaaaagctcgtagttgaaccttgggatggatCGCCCGGTCaaccttcggtgagcaccggtcggcttgtctcttctgttgGCGATATGcccctggccttaactggctgggtcgtgcctccggcactgttactttgaagaaattagagtgctcaaagcaagcctacgctctgtatacattagcatgggataacatcataggatttcgatcctattgtgttggccttcgggatcggagtaatgattaacagggacagtcgggaacattcgtatttcatagttaGAGgagaaattcttggatttatgaaagacgaacaactgcgaaagcatttgccaaggatgttttcattaatcaagaacgaaagttgggggctcgaagacgatcagataccgtcctagtctcaaccataaacaaTGCCGACCAGGggtcagcggatgttgcttttaggactccgctggcaccttatgagaaatcaaagtttttgggttccggggggagtatggttgCAAGGGTGAAACATAAAGGAATTGACgaaagggcaccaccaggagtggagcctgcggcttaatttaactcaacacggggaaacttaccaggtccagacatagtaaggattgacagactgagagctctttcttgattctatgggtggtggtgcatggccgtttttagttggtgga from Brassica rapa cultivar Chiifu-401-42 unplaced genomic scaffold, CAAS_Brap_v3.01 Scaffold0112, whole genome shotgun sequence encodes:
- the LOC117129748 gene encoding uncharacterized protein LOC117129748; translation: MTHPAEEYRQMKAWKRDTNMLGCVADAECGIPTRCPCGGTIINEVSRNLKYPTDFDTLPGRKYFTCKNYENDGFHFRQPWVFGVQEEVEMLRKRVDAMAAEIAELKYNLTRQNPTTT